A region of Vibrio tubiashii ATCC 19109 DNA encodes the following proteins:
- a CDS encoding Fic family protein — MWIWEQTNWPHFCWDEAVVDPLLRKTRLNQGILLGRMTSQPQDQNKSMLDTLLANIVHSSAIEGEKLNAFSVRSSLANKLGLTEERPFPTTEQTDGLAEIMLDAVDNLDAPLTIERILHWHDRLFPEGYTLFNPVVGGRLRGTAPMQVVSGRIDRPVVHFEAPGGERLDTELDQFVAWFNHSKQNTTLDPLLRAAITHLWFVTLHPLDDGNGRITRLLTDLALAQADQQSVRFYAMSVGILANRKSYYQILEKTQKGDVDITDWVVWFLDVLNETFDEVLKEIQQTVFKTNFWRDVDQTQLTSEQAKVLNRMLDGDFVDGINTSQYHKVAKVSKPTATRHLTALVEQGCLVKSGAGRSTRYMLAKQS; from the coding sequence ATGTGGATCTGGGAGCAAACAAATTGGCCTCACTTTTGTTGGGATGAAGCGGTCGTAGATCCATTGCTTAGGAAGACACGACTAAACCAAGGTATCTTACTGGGTAGGATGACTAGCCAGCCTCAAGATCAGAACAAAAGTATGCTTGATACCTTGTTAGCCAACATAGTCCATTCTAGTGCGATAGAAGGTGAAAAGCTGAATGCATTTTCAGTTCGTTCTTCGCTCGCGAACAAACTGGGTTTGACAGAAGAGCGACCTTTCCCAACGACAGAGCAAACAGATGGGCTTGCCGAGATTATGCTTGATGCTGTCGATAACCTTGATGCTCCTCTTACCATAGAAAGAATCCTACATTGGCACGATAGGCTTTTCCCTGAAGGGTACACGCTGTTCAACCCTGTTGTTGGGGGTCGACTCAGAGGGACTGCACCTATGCAGGTAGTGTCTGGACGAATCGATAGACCAGTTGTTCACTTTGAAGCACCGGGGGGAGAGAGGCTTGATACGGAGCTTGACCAGTTCGTGGCTTGGTTCAATCATTCAAAGCAAAACACGACTTTGGATCCATTGCTTCGAGCGGCCATCACACATCTGTGGTTTGTTACTCTGCACCCACTCGATGATGGCAATGGGCGAATCACGCGTTTGTTAACCGATCTGGCTCTAGCTCAAGCGGATCAGCAATCAGTTCGTTTCTATGCGATGTCAGTAGGTATATTGGCGAATCGAAAAAGCTACTATCAAATTCTAGAAAAAACGCAGAAGGGCGATGTCGATATTACCGACTGGGTAGTATGGTTTCTTGACGTCCTGAATGAAACCTTCGATGAAGTCTTAAAAGAGATCCAACAAACGGTATTTAAAACCAATTTCTGGCGAGACGTAGATCAGACTCAATTGACGTCAGAGCAAGCAAAGGTTCTTAATCGAATGCTTGATGGTGACTTTGTTGATGGTATTAATACCTCTCAATATCACAAAGTAGCGAAAGTCAGTAAACCAACAGCGACTCGACATTTGACTGCATTAGTAGAGCAGGGATGTTTAGTAAAATCAGGTGCCGGACGTAGCACTCGATATATGCTTGCCAAGCAAAGTTAA
- the arsB gene encoding ACR3 family arsenite efflux transporter, whose protein sequence is MNQQVATHRTASSAANNMSFLDRYLTVWIFVAMAVGIAIGVAFPQVAEWNESMSVGSTNIPLAIGLILMMYPPLAKVNYGLLGKVRKDKKAIQLSLFMNWIVGPTLMFVLALVFLGDKPGYMVGIILIGLARCIAMVLVWNDIGGGNKEYGAALVALNSAFQIVTYSFMAWLFITVLPPILGYQGFDVDISMIDIAESVLIYLGIPFLAGFLSRKWLTKLKGEQWYNEVFLPRISPITLIALLVTIVLMFSLKGEMIFELPMDVVRVAIPLAIYFVVMFFVSFFVGKKMGIEYDKNASIAFTATGNNFELAIAVSIAVFGLNSDQAFAGVIGPLIEVPVLIALVNVALRMKNKYYA, encoded by the coding sequence ATGAATCAACAAGTCGCAACACACCGCACAGCATCATCGGCGGCAAATAACATGAGCTTTTTAGATCGTTACCTCACGGTATGGATTTTTGTCGCTATGGCAGTGGGTATTGCTATTGGTGTCGCTTTCCCTCAAGTGGCGGAGTGGAATGAATCTATGTCAGTAGGAAGCACAAATATCCCACTCGCTATTGGCTTGATCTTAATGATGTACCCGCCATTGGCGAAGGTTAACTATGGCTTGTTAGGTAAGGTTCGAAAAGACAAAAAGGCAATTCAGTTGTCTTTGTTTATGAACTGGATTGTTGGCCCTACCCTAATGTTTGTCCTTGCTCTGGTATTCTTAGGCGATAAACCAGGCTACATGGTCGGTATCATTCTTATTGGTTTAGCAAGATGCATTGCAATGGTACTTGTTTGGAATGATATCGGTGGCGGAAACAAAGAGTACGGAGCAGCTCTGGTTGCGTTAAACAGCGCATTCCAAATCGTGACATACAGTTTTATGGCCTGGCTATTCATTACCGTTCTTCCACCGATACTTGGCTACCAAGGGTTTGATGTCGATATCTCGATGATAGACATTGCTGAAAGCGTTTTGATTTATCTTGGTATACCGTTTTTAGCTGGTTTTCTCAGTCGTAAATGGTTAACTAAGTTAAAGGGAGAACAATGGTATAACGAGGTGTTTCTTCCACGTATCTCACCGATAACCTTGATCGCTTTGCTGGTTACTATTGTTCTGATGTTCAGTTTAAAAGGTGAAATGATTTTCGAACTGCCTATGGATGTGGTTCGAGTAGCGATTCCATTGGCGATCTACTTTGTCGTTATGTTCTTTGTGAGCTTCTTTGTCGGTAAAAAAATGGGCATTGAGTATGATAAGAATGCCTCTATTGCGTTCACCGCAACGGGTAACAACTTTGAGTTGGCGATTGCGGTGAGTATTGCGGTGTTCGGTCTTAACTCCGACCAAGCCTTTGCAGGTGTGATTGGCCCACTAATTGAAGTTCCCGTTCTGATTGCACTTGTTAACGTAGCGCTAAGAATGAAGAACAAGTACTACGCTTAG
- the tdh gene encoding L-threonine 3-dehydrogenase, with product MKIKALSKLKPEEGIWMTEVDKPELGHNDLLIRIKKTAICGTDVHIYNWDEWSQNTIPVPMVVGHEYVGEVVGIGQEVRGFEIGDRVSGEGHITCGHCRNCRGGRTHLCRNTVGVGVNREGAFAEYLVIPAFNAFKIPEGISDDLASIFDPFGNAVHTALSFDLVGEDVLITGAGPIGIMAAAVAKHVGARHVVITDVNEYRLDLARKMGVTRAVNVAEQKLEDVMEELGMTEGFDVGLEMSGVPSAFNSMLKTMNHGGRIALLGIPPSDMGIDWNQVIFKGLVIKGIYGREMFETWYKMASLIQSGLDLTPIITHHFKIDDFQQGFDAMRSGKSGKVILDWE from the coding sequence ATGAAAATCAAAGCACTATCAAAACTTAAGCCTGAAGAAGGCATCTGGATGACAGAAGTGGACAAGCCTGAGCTTGGTCACAATGATCTTCTTATCCGTATTAAGAAAACGGCAATTTGTGGTACTGACGTTCACATCTATAACTGGGATGAGTGGTCGCAAAACACGATCCCTGTGCCTATGGTTGTCGGCCATGAATACGTGGGTGAAGTGGTAGGCATTGGCCAAGAAGTTCGTGGTTTTGAAATTGGCGACCGCGTATCAGGTGAAGGTCACATTACCTGTGGTCACTGCCGTAACTGTCGCGGCGGTCGTACACACTTATGTCGCAATACTGTCGGCGTGGGTGTTAACCGTGAAGGTGCATTCGCTGAATATCTTGTTATTCCGGCTTTCAACGCATTTAAGATCCCAGAAGGCATCTCTGACGATTTAGCCTCTATCTTCGACCCGTTTGGTAACGCTGTTCATACAGCGCTGTCTTTTGATCTTGTTGGCGAAGACGTACTAATTACCGGCGCTGGTCCTATTGGTATCATGGCGGCAGCAGTCGCTAAACACGTGGGTGCTCGTCACGTTGTCATTACTGACGTTAACGAATACCGCTTAGATCTAGCTCGTAAGATGGGTGTGACTCGCGCTGTTAACGTTGCTGAGCAAAAGCTTGAAGACGTTATGGAAGAGCTTGGCATGACAGAAGGCTTTGATGTTGGTCTTGAAATGTCCGGCGTACCTTCTGCGTTCAACTCGATGCTTAAAACAATGAATCACGGTGGCCGTATCGCACTACTAGGTATTCCACCATCAGATATGGGTATCGATTGGAACCAAGTAATCTTTAAAGGTCTAGTGATTAAAGGTATCTACGGTCGCGAAATGTTTGAGACATGGTACAAGATGGCTTCATTAATCCAGTCAGGCCTAGATCTAACGCCAATTATCACTCACCACTTTAAGATTGATGATTTCCAACAAGGCTTTGATGCTATGCGTAGCGGTAAGTCAGGAAAAGTTATCCTAGATTGGGAGTAG
- a CDS encoding DM13 domain-containing protein, with translation MKKLLLIITHCACIGLGFALGIYALPILIQPTSPSMSDVQTVTNNAIYNASFQKDRKDSDFLHWGEGSVSISADKVAFVGELAPGPDYKLYFSPTFVETEADFNAQKQTMVQVGEVKSFDRFTVNLPQDFAIQDYNTVIVWCETFGEFITSARYK, from the coding sequence ATGAAAAAACTCCTTTTGATCATTACGCATTGTGCGTGTATTGGATTGGGCTTCGCTCTTGGCATTTATGCGTTGCCCATCCTTATTCAACCAACATCTCCAAGCATGAGTGACGTGCAAACCGTTACTAACAACGCAATTTATAACGCCTCATTTCAGAAAGACCGCAAAGACAGTGATTTTCTCCACTGGGGTGAGGGGTCTGTCTCGATCAGTGCAGACAAAGTGGCCTTTGTTGGTGAGTTGGCTCCAGGGCCTGATTATAAACTGTACTTTTCACCAACGTTTGTAGAAACAGAGGCAGATTTTAATGCTCAAAAGCAGACGATGGTGCAGGTTGGGGAAGTAAAGAGCTTCGATCGATTTACCGTAAATCTCCCTCAAGATTTTGCTATTCAGGACTACAACACGGTTATTGTGTGGTGTGAGACTTTTGGCGAGTTCATTACCTCAGCGCGTTATAAATAA
- the pepT gene encoding peptidase T, protein MNELVQRFLRYVAFNTQSNPANTACPSSEGQLTFAQFLKRELEELGLADVSLDHNGYLMAKLPSNVDYPVPAIGFIAHMDTAPDASGENVKPQIIDDYQGGDIALGKGDEVLSPIQYPDLHKLHGHNLITTDGTTLLGADNKAGIAEIISAISDLISNPDIPHGDICIGFTPDEEIGRGANLFNVEKFGAEWAYTIDGGPVGELEYENFNATSADVICYGVNVHPGTAKNKMINSMNIAAQFQLMMPAEETPESTEGYEGFYHLKSAEMSVARSELGYIIRDFDRDDQEKRKQFMIDKVAEINEKLEHGRVELKLTDSYFNMREQVEPFPHVIELAKEAMIACDVEPQIKPIRGGTDGARLSFMGLPCPNIFTGGYNFHGIHEFISIEGMEQAVKVIVTLAEKTALKYQ, encoded by the coding sequence ATGAATGAATTAGTTCAACGCTTTTTGCGCTATGTGGCTTTTAACACCCAATCAAACCCAGCAAATACAGCTTGCCCGAGCAGTGAAGGGCAACTGACGTTTGCTCAGTTTTTAAAGAGAGAGCTTGAAGAACTAGGTTTAGCGGATGTTTCATTAGACCACAATGGTTATTTGATGGCAAAGCTACCAAGCAATGTTGACTATCCTGTCCCTGCTATCGGCTTTATCGCCCATATGGATACGGCACCTGACGCGTCTGGTGAAAATGTGAAACCACAGATCATTGACGACTACCAAGGCGGTGATATCGCGTTAGGTAAGGGGGATGAGGTTCTTTCTCCGATACAGTACCCAGACCTTCATAAACTGCATGGCCACAATTTAATCACAACCGATGGCACGACACTTCTGGGTGCTGACAACAAAGCAGGGATCGCAGAGATCATCTCCGCCATTTCGGATCTAATTAGCAATCCTGATATTCCACACGGGGATATTTGTATTGGATTCACACCTGATGAAGAAATTGGCCGTGGTGCGAACCTGTTTAATGTAGAGAAATTTGGCGCAGAATGGGCGTATACCATTGATGGTGGCCCGGTTGGCGAACTCGAATATGAAAACTTTAACGCCACCAGCGCTGATGTTATTTGTTATGGCGTCAATGTTCACCCGGGAACGGCCAAAAACAAAATGATTAACTCTATGAACATTGCCGCGCAATTTCAGTTGATGATGCCTGCAGAAGAGACGCCAGAATCTACAGAAGGCTATGAGGGTTTCTACCATCTAAAATCGGCAGAGATGTCCGTTGCGAGAAGTGAACTTGGCTATATCATTCGAGACTTTGATCGCGATGATCAAGAAAAGCGCAAGCAATTCATGATTGATAAAGTGGCAGAGATCAATGAAAAGCTTGAACATGGACGTGTAGAACTCAAACTGACTGACAGCTATTTCAATATGAGAGAACAAGTAGAGCCATTCCCTCATGTCATTGAATTAGCGAAAGAAGCCATGATTGCCTGTGACGTTGAACCACAAATCAAACCAATACGTGGCGGGACAGACGGTGCAAGGCTTTCGTTTATGGGGTTACCTTGCCCTAACATATTTACAGGTGGCTACAATTTCCATGGTATTCATGAGTTCATTTCAATTGAGGGTATGGAGCAAGCTGTGAAAGTTATTGTGACTCTTGCAGAGAAAACAGCGCTTAAATACCAATAA
- a CDS encoding mechanosensitive ion channel family protein has product MEKVQAVIDFLLTHKLVFTALIVILISIIRRMVLSMIRGDVAFVSEEQRSWMSRTKNGTFITTVLLLFILWQSEINEFALSVTAIAVAIVVASKEIILCFTGSIQRASSRSFRIGDWIEVGKICGEVIEHNMMATVIQEIDLHHGQYHYTGKTATLPNSMFFTYPVKNLNFMKRYVYHDFSIVVPEFVNLYPLIPTMLEKIDGHTSYFYEVATRYNTVIEKHAGVDLPGAEPHIHITSGSTGEQIVHFMLFCPTDKATHLEQEIRADFMQIYEERFSNEKEVEKV; this is encoded by the coding sequence GTGGAGAAAGTACAAGCCGTAATCGATTTTCTTCTAACTCACAAACTCGTTTTCACCGCGTTAATCGTTATTCTGATCTCAATTATTCGCCGAATGGTGCTTTCCATGATTCGTGGAGATGTGGCATTTGTATCAGAAGAACAACGCAGCTGGATGTCACGAACGAAGAATGGCACCTTTATCACTACCGTGCTTCTGCTGTTCATTCTGTGGCAATCAGAGATCAATGAATTTGCACTTTCAGTGACTGCTATCGCTGTTGCAATCGTCGTCGCTTCAAAGGAGATAATTCTTTGTTTCACAGGATCGATTCAACGCGCGAGCTCACGTTCATTCCGAATTGGCGATTGGATTGAAGTCGGAAAAATCTGTGGTGAAGTCATCGAGCACAACATGATGGCAACGGTCATCCAGGAAATCGATTTGCATCACGGCCAGTATCATTACACGGGTAAAACCGCGACGTTGCCAAACAGCATGTTTTTTACCTATCCAGTAAAAAACCTTAACTTTATGAAGCGCTACGTGTACCACGATTTTTCTATCGTTGTACCTGAGTTTGTTAACCTTTATCCACTGATCCCGACGATGCTAGAAAAGATCGATGGGCACACAAGTTACTTTTATGAGGTGGCAACGCGCTACAACACGGTTATTGAAAAGCACGCAGGTGTAGATTTACCGGGAGCAGAACCTCATATTCATATTACTAGTGGCAGCACAGGCGAGCAGATTGTTCACTTTATGCTGTTCTGTCCAACGGATAAGGCAACACATCTAGAACAAGAAATTCGCGCCGACTTTATGCAAATCTACGAGGAGCGATTTTCAAACGAAAAAGAAGTAGAAAAAGTATAA
- a CDS encoding NupC/NupG family nucleoside CNT transporter, with the protein MNVLFGLIGVIALMLCAVLLSESRKSINWKTVSRALLLQVGFAALVLYFPWGQAALTSLSSGVSSLLGFADEGIGFLFGDLANTGFIFAVRVLPIIIFFSALISALYYLGIMQKVIEFIGGGIQKFLGTSKAESLVATGNIFLSQGESPLLVRPFLSRMTRSELFAVMAGGMASVAGSVLGGYAGLGVELKFLIAASFMAAPGSLMMAKIIVPERETPIDQSDIEMDKAQESNVIDALASGAMNGMKVAVAVGTMLIAFVSVIAMVNTGLESLGEVAGFTGVTLQALFGYLFSPLAWLIGVPSNEVLMAGSYIGQKIVMNEFVAFIDFVEHKAMLSEHTQVIVTFALCGFANIGSIAIQLGSIGVIAPERRAEVANLGIKAVLAGTLANLMSACLAGIFILL; encoded by the coding sequence ATGAATGTTTTGTTTGGCTTAATCGGTGTCATCGCATTAATGTTATGTGCGGTTTTACTGTCTGAAAGTCGTAAATCAATTAACTGGAAAACAGTGTCACGCGCGCTGTTACTTCAAGTCGGTTTCGCCGCTCTGGTACTTTACTTCCCGTGGGGACAAGCCGCTCTGACGAGTCTAAGTAGTGGTGTTTCTAGCTTACTTGGCTTTGCTGATGAAGGTATTGGCTTCCTATTCGGTGACCTTGCCAACACTGGCTTTATCTTCGCGGTTCGCGTTCTTCCTATCATCATCTTCTTTAGTGCCCTAATCTCTGCGCTTTATTACCTAGGCATAATGCAGAAAGTCATCGAGTTTATCGGTGGTGGTATCCAAAAGTTCCTAGGGACGAGTAAAGCTGAATCTCTTGTTGCGACTGGCAACATATTTCTTTCTCAAGGCGAGTCTCCACTTCTTGTTCGTCCATTCCTTTCTAGAATGACTCGTTCTGAACTATTTGCAGTAATGGCAGGTGGCATGGCGTCAGTCGCCGGTAGTGTACTTGGTGGATACGCAGGTTTAGGCGTAGAGCTGAAATTCCTAATTGCTGCAAGCTTTATGGCCGCTCCAGGTAGTTTGATGATGGCAAAGATCATCGTTCCTGAACGTGAAACACCTATCGACCAATCCGATATTGAGATGGATAAAGCGCAAGAGAGCAATGTGATTGATGCGCTTGCAAGCGGTGCGATGAACGGTATGAAAGTGGCTGTCGCTGTCGGTACTATGCTGATCGCGTTTGTTAGTGTGATAGCGATGGTTAACACAGGCCTTGAGAGCTTAGGCGAAGTGGCTGGTTTTACTGGTGTGACTCTTCAAGCGCTATTCGGTTACCTGTTTTCTCCGCTTGCTTGGTTAATTGGCGTTCCTTCAAATGAAGTGTTGATGGCAGGATCGTACATTGGCCAAAAGATTGTAATGAACGAATTTGTTGCCTTTATTGACTTCGTTGAACATAAAGCGATGCTGTCTGAACATACTCAGGTTATTGTCACTTTCGCACTATGTGGCTTCGCGAATATTGGTTCTATCGCCATTCAGCTCGGTTCTATTGGCGTGATTGCCCCAGAGCGCCGTGCTGAGGTTGCTAATCTAGGTATTAAGGCTGTACTGGCCGGTACTTTAGCTAACCTGATGAGCGCATGTTTAGCAGGGATCTTTATCTTGCTTTAA
- a CDS encoding GFA family protein — MIKQVGNTPIQSKHKASCHCGAVELELSLPNGIEKPRRCDCSICRRKGAIVASVKLDGIRILKGEDKLKLYQFNTNTAKHYFCSNCGIYTHHQRRSFPDEYGFNVGCLEGVNPFDLGDIVTHDGVNHPADR, encoded by the coding sequence ATGATTAAGCAAGTAGGGAACACACCAATACAATCCAAACATAAGGCGAGTTGCCACTGCGGTGCGGTTGAATTAGAGCTTAGCCTACCAAATGGAATTGAGAAGCCCCGCCGCTGTGATTGCTCTATCTGCCGTAGAAAGGGAGCTATTGTCGCGTCGGTTAAGTTAGATGGTATTCGCATTCTCAAAGGTGAAGATAAGCTTAAGCTGTATCAGTTTAATACCAACACGGCTAAACATTACTTTTGTTCGAACTGTGGGATTTACACCCACCATCAAAGGCGCTCATTCCCTGACGAATATGGCTTTAATGTCGGCTGTTTAGAAGGAGTCAATCCTTTTGATTTAGGTGACATTGTCACGCACGATGGCGTAAATCATCCTGCAGACCGTTAA
- a CDS encoding glycine C-acetyltransferase, producing MSSAFYEQIQNQIEEVKAEGLYKSERVITSQQQAAVKISTGEEVLNFCANNYLGLANHPELIEAGKQGMDVHGFGMASVRFICGTQDIHKELEQKLSKFLGKEDTILYTSCFDANAGLFETILGKEDAIISDALNHASIIDGVRLCKAMRFRYSNNNMEELEQQLIAAKEAGARHILIVTDGVFSMDGVVANLPAICDLADKYGALTMVDDSHAVGFMGKTGAGTHEYHDVVDRIDIITGTLGKAMGGASGGYTSGKAEVIDWLRQRSRPYLFSNSVAPAIVNASIRVLDLLEQSGDLRDQLWENAAHFRTRMEAAGFTMGGADHAIIPIMLGDAKVAAEFAERALEKGIYVIGFSFPVVPKGQARIRTQMSAAHSREQLDRAIDAFIEVGRDMEIIK from the coding sequence ATGTCTTCTGCATTCTACGAACAGATTCAAAACCAAATTGAAGAAGTAAAGGCTGAAGGTCTTTATAAGTCAGAGCGTGTGATTACGTCTCAACAGCAAGCGGCTGTTAAGATCTCTACTGGTGAAGAAGTGCTTAACTTCTGTGCAAACAACTACCTTGGTCTAGCGAACCACCCAGAGCTAATTGAAGCGGGTAAGCAGGGTATGGACGTACACGGTTTCGGTATGGCTTCTGTCCGCTTTATCTGTGGTACTCAAGACATCCATAAAGAACTAGAACAAAAATTGTCAAAGTTCCTAGGTAAAGAAGATACGATTCTTTACACCTCTTGTTTCGACGCAAACGCAGGTCTGTTTGAAACCATTCTAGGTAAAGAAGATGCGATCATTTCTGACGCTCTTAACCACGCTTCAATCATTGATGGTGTTCGTCTGTGTAAAGCAATGCGCTTCCGCTACTCGAACAACAACATGGAAGAACTAGAGCAGCAACTTATCGCAGCTAAAGAAGCGGGTGCTCGTCATATTCTTATTGTGACTGACGGTGTATTCTCTATGGACGGTGTGGTAGCAAACTTGCCAGCTATCTGTGACCTTGCAGATAAGTACGGCGCATTGACTATGGTTGATGATTCTCACGCTGTTGGTTTTATGGGTAAAACAGGCGCGGGCACACACGAATACCATGATGTTGTTGACCGCATCGACATTATTACAGGTACGCTAGGTAAAGCGATGGGCGGCGCTTCAGGTGGTTACACATCTGGTAAAGCAGAAGTTATCGATTGGTTACGTCAACGCTCGCGTCCTTACTTGTTCTCTAACTCAGTTGCTCCGGCAATTGTTAATGCTTCTATCCGTGTTCTAGACCTACTAGAGCAAAGTGGTGACCTACGTGACCAACTATGGGAAAACGCAGCGCATTTCCGTACGCGTATGGAAGCGGCAGGTTTCACTATGGGTGGTGCAGACCACGCAATCATTCCAATCATGCTTGGCGACGCTAAAGTAGCCGCTGAGTTTGCAGAGCGTGCTCTTGAAAAAGGTATCTATGTTATTGGGTTCTCATTCCCAGTCGTACCAAAAGGTCAAGCTCGTATCCGTACACAAATGTCAGCAGCACACTCGCGTGAGCAGCTAGACCGAGCGATCGATGCATTTATCGAAGTTGGTCGTGACATGGAGATCATTAAATAA
- a CDS encoding carbonic anhydrase: MNKTLLSIGLATALVGTTAHSAQWSYEGETGPQHWGEFGAECQSGKNQSPIDVKDEVTANIAELNLDYSGKVTALTNNGHTLQGVVEGDNTFTVDGKAFNLVQFHFHTPSENLIKSQSFPLEAHFVNADSNGNLAVLAVMYNTSPTNNSEIATLLETLPKSGETVSLNHTINVADMIPDTEHYYRFNGSLTTPPCSEGVRWFVLKQAQTLSQEQTKLFKQVMGKNNRPIQAKNARVVLENE; encoded by the coding sequence ATGAACAAAACACTATTATCAATTGGCTTAGCTACAGCGTTAGTCGGTACTACTGCTCATTCTGCACAATGGAGTTATGAAGGAGAAACAGGACCACAGCACTGGGGCGAGTTTGGTGCAGAGTGCCAATCTGGAAAGAACCAAAGTCCAATCGACGTTAAAGATGAAGTTACGGCAAACATCGCAGAGTTAAATCTAGATTATTCAGGAAAGGTCACTGCACTGACCAACAATGGACATACGCTACAAGGCGTGGTCGAAGGAGATAATACTTTCACTGTTGATGGCAAGGCGTTTAACCTCGTTCAGTTTCACTTTCATACACCATCAGAAAACCTAATCAAGAGCCAAAGTTTCCCGCTCGAAGCTCATTTCGTAAACGCGGATAGTAATGGCAACCTAGCAGTACTGGCTGTTATGTATAACACGTCTCCAACTAACAATAGTGAAATCGCCACTCTATTAGAGACGTTACCAAAGTCAGGTGAAACGGTTTCTTTGAATCATACTATTAACGTAGCGGATATGATCCCCGATACCGAGCATTACTATCGCTTTAACGGGTCGCTAACAACGCCGCCATGCTCGGAAGGCGTGCGCTGGTTCGTTTTGAAACAAGCACAGACACTGAGTCAGGAGCAAACGAAACTATTTAAACAAGTAATGGGGAAAAACAATCGGCCTATTCAAGCTAAAAACGCTCGTGTAGTGCTAGAAAACGAATAG
- a CDS encoding EAL domain-containing protein, whose amino-acid sequence MNENVIYPFAIPKETNRLFHDKLHAKLNASRVLLRQGEDLRAYQHIKQLQQSGEFILYYQPQMNIEKNCITSLEALIRHKASTGLITPPTFLQSFAKLGLIPEVDTWVIKRALQEVSSLAQNREFKISINVSPQTFLIKGFADTVLSMIIQSNLQYHQVELEITEDVLIQDANQMRVVFTQLKRAGVSIALDDFGAGYSSIGNLINYEYDKVKIDRSLVTNIGHKNGREMFRLTTDLVKLSGAEITVEGVETNEELEFISSLGIKSIQGYYFYKPMPFDQVCSQLTFCK is encoded by the coding sequence ATGAACGAAAATGTCATCTATCCTTTTGCTATCCCAAAAGAAACTAACAGGCTATTTCACGACAAACTACACGCAAAACTTAATGCAAGTAGGGTCTTGCTACGTCAGGGGGAAGACCTACGCGCCTACCAGCATATTAAACAACTTCAACAATCCGGCGAGTTCATTCTCTACTATCAACCACAAATGAACATCGAGAAAAATTGCATTACGTCACTCGAAGCTCTAATCAGACATAAAGCGTCGACAGGGCTAATTACGCCACCGACATTTTTACAAAGCTTTGCAAAGTTGGGGCTAATACCGGAAGTTGATACATGGGTGATTAAAAGAGCATTACAGGAAGTCTCTTCCTTAGCGCAGAATCGAGAATTTAAGATATCGATTAATGTCTCGCCGCAAACCTTCCTTATTAAAGGATTTGCAGACACCGTTCTTTCGATGATTATCCAAAGTAACCTTCAGTATCACCAAGTTGAACTCGAGATCACTGAAGATGTACTGATTCAAGACGCAAACCAGATGCGGGTAGTGTTCACCCAACTAAAGCGTGCCGGAGTAAGCATCGCACTAGATGACTTTGGGGCAGGGTATTCCTCTATTGGAAACCTAATTAACTACGAGTATGACAAAGTTAAAATTGACCGCTCATTGGTGACCAACATCGGTCATAAAAATGGCCGAGAAATGTTCCGTCTTACCACTGATTTAGTCAAACTCTCTGGAGCGGAGATTACCGTCGAAGGGGTAGAAACAAACGAGGAACTAGAGTTCATCTCTAGCTTGGGGATAAAGTCGATACAAGGCTATTACTTTTACAAGCCGATGCCGTTCGACCAAGTGTGTTCACAGCTTACGTTCTGCAAATGA